The window CAGACAGCACTACTCTTTTACACACAGGCCAACCAATGCCACCGCAGCTTCTCTCACTCCTTTTAAaattgaaggtgtgtgtgtgtgtgtgtgtgttaagagaaagaaaaggcatTTTCCTGGTATCAAGTCAGATCTGATCTGTCTGTAAAAATGGGTTAGCTACGTCCCTGCAAATACTGCTGATAACATTAGATCATATCTGACTGATTACCATTAATCAcacttatcacacacacacacacacacacacacacacaccttcagttACATGTTGCATCCCAGCTGCTAATTCACATATTTGTGACATCACCACATTGTATTTACATGCTGCCTAGTGTCAGGTGGTCAGATCATTCCTTTACATCTCACTgcttctctcttacacacttacgCTCTGTACACGATCACAACATATTTACACAAGAGCGATGTGCAGATTTCAAAAGAACAACAGTATGTACGTGttgaatacatttatatttcatatatattggATTATATATTGATTGTATATTTGAACAGAATGGAGTTAAGGAGCTATATGCATTTATATGGAGTAACTTATCAGACACAAATTTGCTACAGAGAAATGCATAAAGATTAAGGTGTCCAGTTCTCTATACTGTCCACATGCAGTGTAGGCTGAACCTTTAAATTCTAGCCAAACAACCCAGGTAGgttgagattattattattaataataataataataataacaataataatcctATTATTATTTCCTGTAATGTTAACacaatatttgatatatttgtcatgtcagctgtgtttatggttattacatttttttattattatataattattatattgtaataataattatattattattatattgtactatcatttaaaataaaattgaagCTCCAACAGTTTCTCTGTTCatgattttactattttaaataaGCTCTGATAAAATGACAGTAAAGCACAGGTAAGCAGTACTAACTACTCTAAGATATGCTAGAGTTTCTGGGTCCTAAGCTCAGTAAGTACCAGtgccagcagggggcagagcCGGTCCATTACTTACAGATCCAGCACCTTCACCACTGGACTGACCACTGGTCTTTTTAACCTCTTATAAGCTTCATAAGTTTAGAGAAACACAACAAGATCAAGTTGTGACCATACCTCCTCTTTCTTCCCCAGATATTCTTTTTGGGATGTAAGAAATGCGTCTGGTGTCCTGTCGGTTTGTGCTTCCCTGTCGAAGCATTTATGGGTAAAGATGCCTAAATGAACCAGCAGCTGAGATCATTAAGAAGACTAAAGCATACGATCATAGAAAGCTCCCAGCAGAAGTACAGGGAGGATATCTGGACAGTAAATCACTGAATCAGAGTAAATATGAGGTCAGAGTTGAAAGGGATCGGTTTTGTATCTTTATAAATAATGTTGTAAAAGCAGCATCTTATGACTAGAactggagcttcaccttcaAACTCTATCCGCGCTGCATCTGGAGAAGCTCTCTCACAAGTTGGGGGCTTCTCGTGTGCTGACCAGCAAGAAGGAATTCACCAGCAGGTTCCTGACCGCCATCAGCAAACTGGCCCTGGACTCCGCACAGGAAGTGAGGTAAGCAGTTGCTTGTTTTTACACCTATTGGGTCAGAACTGAACCCATCAGCATGTTTTCTTCACCagccagcactgaaaatgaccATTTATCATTCTTCCTCCACAGACTCCATGCTCGAAACACCATGAGATTTCTGGGGAGCcacgaggactgtgtgaagatggTGGACAAATTTGTGTCATCAAGGGACAAAAGATCAATCATGGACATCATCACCAAGAGCAggtaagaagaagaaagtgatctttaaacaaatgaaaaatacactttatgatGATCAAAGACTTTAGTATTAATGAGTTTGATTATTAATGAGGTTTTtgtctccttttttaaatatacagatgAATCCAGCAGAAGAATGAAGAACAGATGCTCCAGTGATGATCAACAGAGACGTCCATCATTTCtaacatttctgcagaattcagtggttgagatgcaagtaaagtcattcagagtggtttggtgtgaaatgctccgttctagagaaacttacagagtcagaactgttcacagtggaggtgatgggaaccagacgtctgaagagtggaatgcctctaaaagctccatcaGCGAGTGTCCTCTCTCCCGTGCCCACGAGAGCTGAGCTTTTATGCTGCGGGTGCTCCTTCCTGAACAAGCAGCAGCTGTCTGTGATCAGAGGTAGAGAACCCAGCATGAACGGTCAGGCGACCCAGCAACCCCACCTTCCTCTCACCACAGTCCCCCTCTTAGAGTCCTCTTAGAGTGCACCCTGGTGTCAGGGCAACCACTGGGGAGTCCGGTGAAGGGAGGCGGTGTCACTGTGTGACATGGTTGCCACGGAGACCCAGCGTGCTCTGTCCCGGGTCCCACGGCTGGTGGAGGCTCAGGCAGGGCCGGGGCTGGATCATTGTCTGTGTGCTCCCAGTCCTCGGACcacgtgcagcagcagcaatatcCCTTCTCTGTGTTGTCGCAGTCCTTGTCTCAGTTTTTCTCCTATAGGCACCACTCACACCACCCTTCAGACGTCAGgttcccatcacctccactgtgaacagttctgactctgtaagtttctctagaacggagcatttcacaccaaaccactctgaatgactctgtttacatcttaaccatttaattctgCAGGAAACAGCTAAATCTAATAAACCCTAATTAAActacatcagtctctctctcatcaatagAAGTTTAGTACtggagctaaaaggctaatgAAGGTGAAATAATGACCAAACACGGAATTCCACACTCCACTACTGTTTCAGCATGTCAGTGTTTATAGACACCAGTATGTCCTCAGAGTAATACTAAAACTCAGAACTACAGCACCACAGAGACCATCACTCCACCTCtgttaacacacctgatttaaagAACATTCATCTGAGCAGAACCTCAGTTTTTCAGACCTGCTTAAAAAGGGCAGATTTTAATGCAATGTTCTAAACAATCAATCCACAATAAACTGAATCATAAACATTAAATGTCAATAAGATACAAACATGTTTCAAAGCATCCAGAGTCTGTTTCTACTGAACTGGCAGAATTGACTGATTCTGGAACAGTCATTTACACAATGCAGGAAAGATCAGCTGGGAAACAAGCTGGGAACAAAGGTAACAAACTAGTGGACTGTTCCTTTAAAGCAGAATCTGCTTTGTTATGATCACCAAACTCCTCTCCTGCATGTCTTTAagtgctgctggtgctggtgaTGGTGGAGAATACAGTGATGTAGCACAGCCGTTTATCCTTcatttctggagcatttctcaTCTATCAATGAGGACGAACAgcctggaaacacacacaccctgttaTATATTCCAACtacggaaacacacacacacacacacacacacacacacacacacacacacacatttgcaagcaaaaaaataaactgcAGACCTACTGTCAGAGAGTCATAATCAGACGTCATGGTTGCAGGGTTTAAGGTTGAGTATGTGTCACTGGGAGAGTCTCCAACACActggagacaaaaaagaaaactaaacactctgcagtgttaaaacacacacacacacacacataaaaactgTAGATGTACCTGTAGAGTATCATAGTCTGAGCTGATGGTGGTGGGGTTGAGAGCTGTGTATGTGGGGTCTGCAGGATTTGGGGTCTTTTAGAGAGATGAGGAAAACACAATTTATTCAGCAGCAGCTTTTAGGAGGATGTAGAGAGAAAGGAAGTGAAATCCTCTCTCAGTACCTGAATATGTGTGTCTCTCTtggctcctctcctcctcctgatcACACAGATTAAACAAAAAGGCCAGTTAGAGTTTTGAGTTCTGTAGATCATAAAAGCTTGTATTTGAGGTTAAAGTTGAGGTTAATATGATGTTTAATGCAGTTTCAGAGATTCAGagataaatataaacaatactGTCACTCACTTAATGCACAgaacagcagtgagagagagaagcagaacagGGACCACTCCAACAGCTCCCCAAACAGCTCCCCAAACAGCACGCTGCTCCAACAACTCAGCTGAGTGTTTGAACAGAATCAGTTCATTCATTCTGATCAGGAGAACAACATGTAATTCACCAGTAATTACACATCCTGACTGAACACAGTCACTGCAGACTGCTGCTTACGTTTCACATCCAGATAAACGGGTGTAGAGCTGTGATGTCCTAGCTGGTTGTGAGCGGTGCAGTAGTAGAGTCCGCTGTGCTGGGAGCTGATGTTGGTGATGCTGTAATTCTGGCCTGTTGTCAGCGGTGTGTctgcagctgctctctgcttAAACCAGGAGTAGGAGAGAACAGGAGGGtctgcatcactgctgcagctcagagtaactgactctccctccactctctctccagAGGGAAGCAGCACTGCTCTGGTGTTTCTGGGACAGTCTGATTGGAAAGTTGGTAAATAATCATGCTACAGTTATTAGTATTAACACATGATAGAAGATTAGATTATTAATGAGTGTAAAAATGTCCACTCACACactggaggagagaggaggctcTCATGGCCttcaacagcacagctgtaGTTGACCACTCCACTGACCACAGCTACAAAGCAGGAGGCAGATCTGCAGTGAGACTCACTCTGTCCGTTCTTGTACCAGATGTAAGTGGGGTTATTGGGcagagtgcaggtgctgctgcaGATCAGTGTTACTGTCTGTTCCTCTGCAGCAGTTTCCACTTTCACCTGCAGGCCTGTGACAGACTCCCATCAATGTCTTTACAGCTCAGACACAGATTAACACTGAGAGACAAACATAACACACGGCTCCTAcctgtgacagagagagagactccagcagagctgtgtgtgtgtttccagtaGGGGGCTTTAAATCGGAGGAGATATTCTGCTGCGTCGCTCTGTGTGAGATGGTTCAGTCTCAGTGTGATCATATTCACTCTCTCACTGAAAAACTCCACTCGGCCATCTGCAGGACTCAGCTCTCTGTCCTGTGTGTGGAGTCTGATGTACCAGGCAGGCTGGGGGTCAGGCTGCTGACGAGGGAAGGTGTAGTATCCGTGGATGTCCACTGATAAGCCAATCAGAGTGCAGATAGTCTGTGTGGAATaagaaacactccagcagctgcTCTGGTTAAAAACACctgaaagaaacaaaaagaaattaaaaatcaATCAGTTTTACAATCAGAAATGCTGAAACATCAGCGTCTCATATCTACTGGATATCACTGAATATGAGTTTACTGtaatcagacagaaggagggaGAAGTTTACAGTGAGGTTCTTACAGACAGCAGGAGAGCGGAGCTTCTCATATCCTCTTACAGCGCAGGAGTAGCTGCCTGCATCCACAGTACTGTCATGCACATAAAGCCATCTGCTGTACCTGTTAGATAAAGGCTGTCCGTTCTTGTACCAGATGTAAGTGAGGTGGTCAGGcagagtgcaggtgctgctACAGGTCAGCTTCTTTCCTCTACTCTCTGTGTCTGACACTGTAATCTTCAGATCTGCAGGAGAGTTTAAAAAAGGTctggtgttcttttcatttacagaatattaataattaataaactaaaCTTATTTAATAGAGTGCAGCTCTACctgtgacagacagagtgaCTCCAGATTGTCCAGTATAATTGCCTCCATCAGTGTAGAATCTGAATCTGTAGGTCtgagcgtctctctctctcaggtcagtGATTCTCATACTACAGTCATTCTGGAAGCTCTGTCTGTTCTGCACTCGTCCCTGAtactcctcatcctctctcacatcCACAGGTTCAGCACCAGTCTGCTTTTTAATGAACCACACTGATTTAGTCACTGTGAGTCCTCTAGGGAATTTATAAGAGCAGGAGAGATCAACTGATGATCCTTTCAGGGCACACACACGTTCAGCAGTGTAAGTCACACCCCAGCACTGTTTACCCAGCACACctggaacatacacacacacaataaatgaTACCAGTGATGAGCACTACACTCTGTGTAGAGTTgtcttttgtctgtctgtctgctgtgaAGTGACTCCATTAGTTTAGATTCCATTATAaagatttgtttattaatacagTAAAGGATAAACTACAGTCAGAAATGTTATGGTTTACTTCAAACTTTACTAACTGATCTGGGAAATGTAAAAGTCTTGATAAAGAGATAAActgtgttattatttatatattttatcatttaggGTAGTGGCTGAGGTAGTGTCTAAGGACAGCTTATGCAGCAGGAGCACAGTTCACTGATGTTACTGTTGTTGGGTACAGTAGATGAATACTGTATGTTCATACAGTACTGAGTGTAATTACACTATTTAAATAAAGAGAACATTTTTAGATCCAGTAGTTCTTTATGTTCATGTAGTTGTTAGTACAGTTATCATACAGGTGCAGTTGTTACAGTGTAGTGTtttgtattcactctctttctgggCAGCACTGTTGTCTGTAATAGCTCTGTTTAGGAACTACCCAGTTAGCCAGcctacagaggctgtgtttactacttttcaacaaaataaataaagacaaaatgtgTTAATTAGCCAAActtgtgtccaaacttttgcattagaCTGTGTACTGTTATAAATAATGTCTTCTTCACTTCCCTGTAATTCAAACACTGTTACAGAAGCAGTAGCTCTAGCGGAACATGTGCCTGTAGCTCCAGAGGCTGCTGATCATGATCACATTTACAcgttttttttcatcttttatatGGTTTTATTGTTTGAGTAAATAAGTGTTTGggcaaaatacatttttaaagaaagtgAGCGTCCCCTTCAAAAATCTGTTCATACACCCATAGTAGTGAAATGGGTGAAATGGTTTAAAAGCTCTTTCTTTACTCTGCAGATCACTGACAGaacatgaaggaaaataatAACTAGATTATAGATCATCATAGTTTTTACTGAAACTTACACACTGCAGCAGACCGTTTCCGCTGACTGCTGATGTACACCTCACAATAgtagctgccctcatcagatggTCTGGTGGAGTCGAGCACAATGGAGGCATCATATCCAGAAGTCCGGTGCTGTCCGTTCCTGTACCAGTTGTAGTACAGGTTTGTACCGAGGCTGCAGGAGGAGCTACAGGTCAGTTTCACCTGCCTCTGTCCTACAGTCTGAGGATCCACCTTTACCtgcaaatctacacacacacatacacacacacacacacacacacacacacacacacacacacacacacacacacacaaattatattgaaacatttttaaaatcacaTCTAATGTGAAAGCACAGAGACTCtgagtgagcgagtgtgtgtgtgtgtgtgtacctgtaacagtgagctgaaCTCCAGATGAGGCTGATATCCAGTCACTGCTTGATGTTCTAAATCTGAAGTTATAAACTCCAGAGTCGCTCCCTCTCACATCCCTCACTGTCAGCTCACATCCATTCCACCATGTACTTACAGAAACTCGCGCTGAGAATTCTGGATCTTTGCTCAGGACTCGTTCTTCTCCATCAGAGCTGTggatccactctctctctctgacactggAGGAATCAGGTGTTGTATATGTGCAGGAGATTTTTACTGTAGATCCAGTAACAGCACAGAGACTCTGAGAGGAGAGAGTTACACTGTGCTGAGCCCCAactcctgcaacacacacacacacacacacacacacacacacacacacacacacacacacacacacacacacacacacacacacacacacatattcagatATGAGGGGGGGGGACTCTTGTGCTCTTTACTGGCAGAGTGACCGCAGTGTGGTTAGTACTGCTGCAGTTGCTATGGGTGACAACAGTAATGTGTGAAGTTGGGTGGTGGTACGATCATGTGATAACCACAGAGCAACAGAACAGTGTAAAATAGTGGATGTGGAGCTCAACATGGGTTAGAATACAAACACCCATAATGTGCATTTCTGGATGATTGGTGCAGTTCTATTGAATATTTGGAAAGATCACatttttgaaaaagaaaaaaggtaaaggtaaaggtgcacatatttgtcactgtactatgtacagcgaaatgtgtcctccgcactttacccatctgtggtactgaacacacacacatacacactactgaactaggggcagtgagcatacacacatccagagagatgggcagccaactccagccaaCATCAACAGCTCAGATTGTGGCAGTCTGACCGAGGTGCATTTCTAACTGTAGTTTAAGCAGATTTGATGACGAACACATTTGGCAACAGTAATTAGGATTCTATCCTCTGACCCATGCTGTTCTCCAGGACTCACAACTTACTTTGTTTGttagatatttaaataaatcacaATTTTAAATGCATTCCACCAATTAACACTCAAATATCAAACATCCTCAAAACGCCACAGTGCTACAGTCTACAATCTAGAGACAAGAGAGGGTTGTCTGAAATGTACAGACGCTAAAATATTTACAATCCTCTTGTCggagtgctaaaaacaaagctgtgcTGGTATTAGAGTGTATGGTATGCTCTGTGGCTATTGTGTGAGCCCATATGGtgacaaaaacaaccaatcaaagcCAAGCTTATCAAATTATTCACAAGCCCTCCATAAAGGTTTTTTTAATCTGAGGCCAAAACACAGGATTGTAAATAGgtttgtaaaaccacatctgtccccaaccaaagtcacatacttactatttacacACCAAAGAACCACTTCAAATACTCCTGCTTTCTAATGCATTCTATTGCACCTTTAACCAGACTGGTGTGTTAATCTAAACACAGTTACTGTAgtaaaacacaagcacataaacacagtaaaatgtaaaagtttacCTGCTAATAAGATGAGGATCACTGCTGCTGTAAAACCTCCTGACATCTGGTAAGACATGAACGCTGATACTCGAGGGTCTGATCAGTAGCCGATAGATTCAGAGAGTAGATTAGAGAAAATTTCACtaataaagaagaaaagaacaaactctgactaaaataaatgatcaatcAGACTCACTCTTTTAGCTCCCAGCTGTAACTGAGTTAATCTCAGATTAGTGTGCTGTTACTCACCCTGTCCTCGTACCTTCTGATCTTACTAGTGAGCAAAGCAGGCCGAGACCCGGAAGACGTGTTTGTGCATGCGGTCATCACACCACCTCCTTTAGCCTCTTCCTGTTGTTCACTCAAGAATACAAACACCTTCAAGTACATTCAGCTTTTCTCTTATTGCATTTAAAGTAGGACTTAGAAATGTCCTGATTTCAGGCTTGACCTCGCCTGTGTCCAGCATCAGACAGTACATCTGGACTTcagttctctgtctctgtgtttaggaGCTCTGGTCAGTCAGGTGTGAGATCAGTTCAGTATATAATCAGTAAGTGTGTATTAAAAAGTGCAGAAGTGTCTCTGTACAGAATCTGAACTTATTTTCAgttagaaaatcaataaaatcatgTAATCTGACCAGGGGTGCTCAAAGTTCTGCATGCAGCTGTACACTGACTCACTAATGCTGGTATCTTTGGTAACTGGTCCTGAAACAGGAAGTCAAAGAGTCAAGAAGGTGAGAGAGCAGCTTTTCACACCATCAGTCATTAGAGTGAGAACATTTACCCTTCTTTACTCTCAGTCCCGTGTTCAACACATCAGTCGAACACACAGAGTGTCTGCAGTGACCGTTTagctgaagctgagaagctgtgTATTCTTCTGGAATCAGTCACGTGACTGACGTTCAGTCTCGGCTCTTCCAGACTTTTAATCAATGTTCATAAACACTCCTCAGTTTTTACCAGGTGACTGACCGTCAATAATCCCTTTATTTTACTGGAGATTTTTAGAAGGCCAAAATCAGTCTGTGCTGATAAACCTGAACAGAGACTCTGAACTGAATTCTGGGAGTTCTGAGTGGTtgggttagctttagctttagaggTGAAACGGTGGAGAACATTTAGTTAAAGGTGTGAGCAGAACAAGCCACATCAGCCTTGTGATTGGAGAAGGAACTTCTTACATGAGCTGTATCCAAaattaagagtcatttattCATAACGAAGTTATTTCTAGAGTCAAATCTTTGTTTATGTAGATTGACTCCCCACAAGAGACCCAGTTTAAGGCTTTTCAGGCCTCAGGGCTTCAAGGTCAGCATCTCCACAcagaaactgttattggtacattattgaatattgaatGCCTGACCTTTCATATTCAAACTGACTAATGAAGTCTTCAGGCTAAATGCAGAGGGCAATAAAGATGCCTGGGAGAGCCCTGTCCTTCTGATCATCTGACACTTCTCTCCTTTTGGGTTCAGAGGTCATGGTCAGGGCTGAAATGGTCGGTTTAAGTGATTGTCTACAAATATAGCTGCAGTTTAACCTCATTCTCACACACTGGAGGAGAGCAGAGACTGCTGTCAGACTGACCAAATAACTGTAACAGTGGCTCCCCCTCCTGTCCTCTACGGGTACTGCCCAAAAGAGGAAATCAGAGTCCAGTATTAACAGACTTTAGAGGCTCTAAAGCAGATTTACATGTTAGATTTACTAATATATGTGTGTTTCTGCTTCACCTTCTGTGATTTATTACTCTGAACAGTGTTTTACAAAAAGACCATCAGAAATAAAATTGTGAAGCAGgttttggtttagtttttaatgcttatttcttcctggttcctccactgtgcagcatctgctcttctacaacactgcagtgacaGCAGGGAGAGGATGGAGCTTTAAAACATGAAGAGATGATTGAACACAGCCTACAATAATGGATTAATGCTTTACAATCTGAACAATAATAAAACCAAAGCAGAGAATCAACCAACACATCTTCCAATCACAGATGTAATGACCTGATCTGATCACTGGGGGGCAGCAATGAGTGAAGACATCAGATGTCCCTGCTGCTCTACTGGGCTTCAGCTGGAGGAGCTCATTTACTTCATCTACTGCAGAAAGTTACTGCAAAGCCAACGTGGTAAAAGCAGCTCATCCATTTCAAGTAAAGAAAGATTTGAACGCTTCAGCAAGAGGAACTTTTAGCATGTCCGCTAAAACTACGCCTGGGTTCTACGACTTTTTCCACAAGTGCTTTCATACACAGCTTCTTATTCAGTCAAAGCAGCTCAAATTAGCAACTAAACAGCAGATCAAACGACTCACCTCTGAGTGAACACAGCTGTCTCtggttaaggtgtgtgtgttcagctcatGGGGAGGTTTACCACAGACGAGTCCAGAGCTGACTTTTTCAAATGAGCTGTTGTTTTTGGAAACGGGGAGAAAACAGCCTCCTTCAGTCTGTCAGGCTCTCTGTGTCCCCCAGACACATCTTATGACTAGAactggagcttcaccttcaAACTCTATCCGCGGAAACAGGAGCTCGAGCTGAACAGCGCTGAaggagtcctgcagaacaacggttgctaagcagtgattGGAGGGTTAAGAAAATAAGGCGGGGCTTGAAGGGAGACAGCGCGCTGTGGAAAGTGCTAAACTCTCATTAAAGAAATCAAATCTCAGCAAAATCTGCATTTAAGCCCCAAATTTAGCTCCTAGATatgaagaaagacaagagaatcagcagagtgatgagtgtttactgtagttCTGTTAGTAATCCCACTGTTTTTAGAATGGAGCTGGAATCTGATTACTGCCTTTTTCCTCTGGAACTGGACTTTTTTCTATCCTGATTACAGAAAACTGTTACATGCATTGTGTTTCCAGCCAACCCTGGATGATACACTCCTAATATTTCACTCCTAATAGTGTGGAGGCAGCAGAGAACCACGCCCCCGTGTGTGACGTCATAATAGAGTCACGCCCACGTAACGTTCCATATTTAATGGCTGGTCTCTCAGTACTGTAATCAGTAGATGTGTGACTGTGGAGGAGAGCACATCTCAGAAGACTTCTCATCAGGATCTAcagaagatggaagaggaagatggaCCCATTATTCTTGCCCCCTCCCTTCGAGAGAGCATCAGGAGGAAGCGGCAGGAGTACATGGAGAAAATGAGACTCATGATGGACGACCCAAATGTGGACGTTCAGGAGTCTCGCATGGACCCTTCAGCAACCTGCAGTTTTCCTCCTATAAGGCAGAGAGTCCAAATTCAAGCCCCACAGGTGGTGAAAGAACAGACTGAGGACCTGAAATTTCCTGTTCTCCCCAcccctgtccctccacctgctgccGCCAAGTCCAGCAGGTTTTCGACACTGAGGGGTTTGGACATTAGGGCTCAGGATGGGAACAGGGCCTATGGGAACTCTTTCTCACTTCAGGAGTTCCTTTCACGCCCCCTAGTCCACAcccctgtccctccacctgctgctgccaagACCAGCAGATTTCCCAGACTGAGGGGGCTGAACATGGAGACCAAGGATGACAAGAAGACCACTGGGAACTCCTTTACTCTGGAGGAGTTCTTTTCACGCCCCTTGGTTTTCACACCAGTCTCTCCACCTGCTGCTACCAAACTGATGGTggctccaaaaaagaacaaggCCTATGACGCACCAGGTGAGTTCCAGTCCCTTAAATAGTCTTTAATCTGTAACCTAGAGAACAGACATCTTAGGAGTCTTATGTAACTTCATTACAAACTCTATATAGCTTAGAAACACTAGTTCTTCATATTAGATATTAGAAACATGTAACCATGGCAAAACCCTGTtcttaaatgataaaaaataaatacaaataaatgaaagtaGATAAGATGTTCTAACCATGTTCATATAATCACAGGTAGCAAGATTCCCAGGTGGGTAGGCCTAGGTAGGAGTGAGACTGGACTTAGGCAGGAGAGAAGGACAGAGGAT of the Salminus brasiliensis chromosome 25, fSalBra1.hap2, whole genome shotgun sequence genome contains:
- the LOC140547744 gene encoding B-cell receptor CD22-like, giving the protein MYLKVFVFLSEQQEEAKGGGVMTACTNTSSGSRPALLTSKIRRYEDRVKVDPQTVGQRQVKLTCSSSCSLGTNLYYNWYRNGQHRTSGYDASIVLDSTRPSDEGSYYCEVYISSQRKRSAAVYLKITVSDTESRGKKLTCSSTCTLPDHLTYIWYKNGQPLSNRYSRWLYVHDSTVDAGSYSCAVRGYEKLRSPAVCVFNQSSCWSVSYSTQTICTLIGLSVDIHGYYTFPRQQPDPQPAWYIRLHTQDRELSPADGRVEFFSERVNMITLRLNHLTQSDAAEYLLRFKAPYWKHTHSSAGVSLSVTGLQVKVETAAEEQTVTLICSSTCTLPNNPTYIWYKNGQSESHCRSASCFVAVVSGVVNYSCAVEGHESLLSPPVYCPRNTRAVLLPSGERVEGESVTLSCSSDADPPVLSYSWFKQRAAADTPLTTGQNYSITNISSQHSGLYYCTAHNQLGHHSSTPVYLDVKRKQQSAVTVFSQDV